One stretch of Rhipicephalus sanguineus isolate Rsan-2018 chromosome 10, BIME_Rsan_1.4, whole genome shotgun sequence DNA includes these proteins:
- the LOC119407095 gene encoding galactosylceramide sulfotransferase isoform X1, translated as MCLPGSRGYSCRGLLRACLGVRFSGPVAMLRYFHRALVTCMVFLCLSLLGIVFVTTRSRLQMYAPEALLAANASESCVPRKNIVFLKTHKCASSTVMNIFLRYGTEHGLNFVLPKSRFTHYIGHPEFFSRRLVADISPYNMTYNILTHHTRYNDQEVHALMPPDSLYVTIMRRPDSLFESLYSYCNLGRTFKRNLTMFARDRNLTGYLSRHRVIEKRIGLNQMSFDLGFKGPFDSEQAVAKFVKKIASVFHLVMLADRLDESLILLKHLLCWNITDVAALKVNARYSAFKEHLSNETKEQLLRLNSADWQLYQYFAKVFDEKVKAFGVDRMAAEVKELRAKQKEYYDRCVMAEGSTEKLSPYYKRKDVVAFKSKDKSKLCRSLTLTELEFHEEVKKIQEARIRQYLASHKRPQSSSAPSFKRVAKDVASRAPPSQPKAPNGR; from the exons TTTTCCGGTCCGGTCGCGATGCTTCGCTACTTTCATCGAGCGCTGGTCACCTGCATGGTGTTCCTGTGCTTGTCTCTTCTCGGAATCGTGTTCGTCACCACCAG ATCGCGTTTGCAGATGTACGCACCTGAGGCGCTGCTCGCCGCTAACGCCTCCGAGTCGTGCGTGCCGCGCAAGAACATCGTCTTCCTGAAGACCCACAAGTGCGCCAGCTCGACGGTGATGAACATCTTCCTGCGGTATGGCACCGAGCACGGACTGAACTTCGTGCTGCCCAAGTCTCGCTTCACGCACTACATCGGCCACCCGGAGTTTTTCAGCCGCCGACTGGTGGCCGACATCAGCCCGTACAACATGACGTACAACATCCTCACGCACCACACGCGCTACAACGACCAGGAGGTGCACGCCCTCATGCCGCCGGACAGCCTCTACGTCACCATCATGCGAAG GCCAGACTCCCTCTTCGAGTCCCTGTACTCGTACTGCAATCTCGGCAGGACATTCAAGAGGAACCTGACGATGTTCGCGCGGGACCGCAACTTGACGGGCTACCTGTCCCGACACCGCGTGATCGAGAAACGCATCGGGCTGAACCAGATGTCTTTCGACCTGGGCTTCAAAGGGCCCTTTGACTCCGAGCAGGCGGTCGCCAAGTTCGTGAAGAAGATCGCATCGGTATTCCACTTGGTCATGCTCGCCGACAGGTTGGACGAGTCCCTAATCCTCCTCAAGCACCTGCTCTGCTGGAACATCACGGACGTGGCGGCGCTGAAGGTCAACGCGAG GTACAGTGCCTTCAAGGAACACCTTTCGAACGAGACGAAGGAACAGCTGCTCCGGCTCAACTCCGCCGACTGGCAGCTGTACCAGTACTTCGCCAAGGTGTTCGACGAGAAGGTCAAGGCCTTCGGCGTCGACCGAATGGCCGCCGAGGTCAAGGAACTACGAGCCAAGCAGAAGGAATACTACGACCGCTGCGTGATGGCCGAAGGGTCGACCGAGAAGCTCTCCCCGTACTACAAGCGCAAGGACGTCGTCGCCTTCAAGTCCAAGGACAAGAGCAAGCTCTGTCGCAGCCTCACCCTGACCGAACTCGAGTTTCACGAGGAGGTAAAGAAGATCCAGGAGGCGAGGATCCGGCAATACCTCGCGAGCCACAAGCGGCCTCAGTCGTCGTCGGCGCCGTCGTTCAAGCGCGTCGCTAAGGACGTCGCGTCTCGCGCCCCGCCGTCTCAGCCGAAGGCGCCCAATGGAAGGTGA
- the LOC119407095 gene encoding galactosylceramide sulfotransferase isoform X2 has translation MLRYFHRALVTCMVFLCLSLLGIVFVTTRSRLQMYAPEALLAANASESCVPRKNIVFLKTHKCASSTVMNIFLRYGTEHGLNFVLPKSRFTHYIGHPEFFSRRLVADISPYNMTYNILTHHTRYNDQEVHALMPPDSLYVTIMRRPDSLFESLYSYCNLGRTFKRNLTMFARDRNLTGYLSRHRVIEKRIGLNQMSFDLGFKGPFDSEQAVAKFVKKIASVFHLVMLADRLDESLILLKHLLCWNITDVAALKVNARYSAFKEHLSNETKEQLLRLNSADWQLYQYFAKVFDEKVKAFGVDRMAAEVKELRAKQKEYYDRCVMAEGSTEKLSPYYKRKDVVAFKSKDKSKLCRSLTLTELEFHEEVKKIQEARIRQYLASHKRPQSSSAPSFKRVAKDVASRAPPSQPKAPNGR, from the exons ATGCTTCGCTACTTTCATCGAGCGCTGGTCACCTGCATGGTGTTCCTGTGCTTGTCTCTTCTCGGAATCGTGTTCGTCACCACCAG ATCGCGTTTGCAGATGTACGCACCTGAGGCGCTGCTCGCCGCTAACGCCTCCGAGTCGTGCGTGCCGCGCAAGAACATCGTCTTCCTGAAGACCCACAAGTGCGCCAGCTCGACGGTGATGAACATCTTCCTGCGGTATGGCACCGAGCACGGACTGAACTTCGTGCTGCCCAAGTCTCGCTTCACGCACTACATCGGCCACCCGGAGTTTTTCAGCCGCCGACTGGTGGCCGACATCAGCCCGTACAACATGACGTACAACATCCTCACGCACCACACGCGCTACAACGACCAGGAGGTGCACGCCCTCATGCCGCCGGACAGCCTCTACGTCACCATCATGCGAAG GCCAGACTCCCTCTTCGAGTCCCTGTACTCGTACTGCAATCTCGGCAGGACATTCAAGAGGAACCTGACGATGTTCGCGCGGGACCGCAACTTGACGGGCTACCTGTCCCGACACCGCGTGATCGAGAAACGCATCGGGCTGAACCAGATGTCTTTCGACCTGGGCTTCAAAGGGCCCTTTGACTCCGAGCAGGCGGTCGCCAAGTTCGTGAAGAAGATCGCATCGGTATTCCACTTGGTCATGCTCGCCGACAGGTTGGACGAGTCCCTAATCCTCCTCAAGCACCTGCTCTGCTGGAACATCACGGACGTGGCGGCGCTGAAGGTCAACGCGAG GTACAGTGCCTTCAAGGAACACCTTTCGAACGAGACGAAGGAACAGCTGCTCCGGCTCAACTCCGCCGACTGGCAGCTGTACCAGTACTTCGCCAAGGTGTTCGACGAGAAGGTCAAGGCCTTCGGCGTCGACCGAATGGCCGCCGAGGTCAAGGAACTACGAGCCAAGCAGAAGGAATACTACGACCGCTGCGTGATGGCCGAAGGGTCGACCGAGAAGCTCTCCCCGTACTACAAGCGCAAGGACGTCGTCGCCTTCAAGTCCAAGGACAAGAGCAAGCTCTGTCGCAGCCTCACCCTGACCGAACTCGAGTTTCACGAGGAGGTAAAGAAGATCCAGGAGGCGAGGATCCGGCAATACCTCGCGAGCCACAAGCGGCCTCAGTCGTCGTCGGCGCCGTCGTTCAAGCGCGTCGCTAAGGACGTCGCGTCTCGCGCCCCGCCGTCTCAGCCGAAGGCGCCCAATGGAAGGTGA